A genomic segment from Leishmania infantum JPCM5 genome chromosome 10 encodes:
- a CDS encoding putative carrier protein, whose product MLTESSLMEADGAVYEPSAAHGSTSVHAPHHHHNSHHHTHTHQAHQQHSSASHPHSSPLGFLTHDVEEDPPLHEHTTSVNRSYSDLHQGAFLCYAFGLCALRTALQHPMNLALARKQTSAAANTMTTWGVLSHIFAHEGRWRGLLQGIGSLSMGCALSEVIYLCIFEWGREQVPIDGTATRDAISGYVADVMCRSVHIPLSIIAYRQMTASPSRRMNSWRTLQHMYSERGLRTVFAGFGTTLVVGCQWTAIWWAMYGRLKSFLYDTSGPHLQRLSEKSKASQRGGDAADSGWRLPSWCISSDDNVLINGAASVTTSAATAVLFNPYLVVRTNLQVTPGATLWSVTRQLHRRRGFRGFYSGLLLSVNACVVDGVLASTSYEYAKLWADRTRDGHAR is encoded by the coding sequence ATGCTTACCGAGTCCTCCTTGATGGAAGCAGACGGCGCCGTCTACGAGCCCTCCGCTGCccacggcagcaccagcgtgcacgcgcctcaccaccaccacaatAGCCATcaccacacccacacccatcaagcgcatcagcagcacagcTCTGCCTCGCACCCGCACTCGTCTCCACTTGGTTTTCTCACGCATGATGTGGAAGAGgacccgccgctgcacgagcACACGACCAGCGTCAACCGTAGTTACTCAGACCTCCATCAAGGTGCCTTCCTGTGCTACGCGTTCGGTCTGTGCGCGCTCCGCACGGCGCTTCAGCATCCGATGAACCTAGCTCTTGCTCGGAAGCAGacaagcgccgcagcgaacACGATGACTACATGGGGCGTCCTCTCTCACATATTCGCGCACGAAGgacggtggcgcggcctTCTGCAGGGCATCGGCTCCCTCTCGATGGGCTGTGCACTCAGCGAGGTCATCTACCTGTGCATCTTTGAGTGGGGCCGCGAGCAGGTTCCCATCGACGGCACCGCAACGCGCGACGCCATCTCCGGGTACGTTGCCGACGTCATGTGTCGCTCCGTGCACATCCCACTTAGCATAATTGCGTACCGCCAGATGACGGCGTCCCCGTCGCGGCGCATGAACTCGTGGcggacgctgcagcacatgtACTCGGAGCGCGGCCTACGCACGGTGTTCGCCGGCTTCGGCACAACCCTAGTCGTCGGGTGCCAGTGGACAGCCATATGGTGGGCAATGTATGGTCGGCTGAAAAGCTTCCTCTACGACACCTCTGGGCCGCATCTGCAGCGGCTCTCTGAGAAGAGCAAGGCGTCCCAGCGAGGGGGCGACGCAGCGGACAGTGGATGGCGTCTGCCGAGCTGGTGCATCTCCTCCGACGACAACGTCCTCATCAACGGTGCTGCCTCCGTCACGACGAGCGCGGCTACCGCGGTGCTCTTCAATCCCTATCTGGTGGTGCGAACAAATCTGCAGGTGACCCCCGGAGCTACGCTGTGGTCCGTGActcggcagctgcaccgcagGCGCGGCTTCCGCGGCTTCTACagcgggctgctgctgagcgtgAACGCGTGTGTTGTGGACGGTGTCTTGGCGTCGACCAGTTACGAGTATGCGAAGCTGTGGGCCGACCGCACCCGGGATGGCCATGCCAGATaa